TGGTGAGGGGAGAAAAGTAGAAGTTGAGGGCGCCGATGATGGCGAAGCACCAGATGGAGATCCAGAGGAAGCCGACGGCGAGCATGAGGTAGGCCGGGCCGTTGAGGCTGCGGAATTTGGCTGTGGGGAGGAGGGCCAGGTGGAAGACCCGGGCGGTGAAGGTGCTGCGGCGGGTGACCCAGCAGGCGTATAATCCGGTGCCGATGGAGAAGCCGATGAGGGCGACACCGAGgccgacggtggcggggagggagaagCAGAGGAGGAGGATGCCGGCGGCCATCGTGAAGCCGAAGGTGGACCAGAGCACGAAGTGAACCATCACCCCCGGCCATAAGCGGACGGCCTTCTGCCAGGCGAAAGCCAGGATCATGCTGAGCACGGCTGAGCCCTCGATGGGAGGTAGCCAGAATTTGAGCACCCGCCGCTCCTTCCGGGCGGTGTCGGAGCCGACGTCGACGAACCCCTGCACCGCCTTGAAGACGAAGAAGCACACGGCCAAGGCCGCCAccacgaggtggaggaggaacagCGCGAGGCTGATCCTGTTGGTGTAGGACCGCGAGTTGAGCGAGGCCAGCGCCACCTGCTCGACCAAATTAATTTGGGGGAATCGAATCAAAATCCTATTTTTAATCCATGTGCCGGTCGAAGAGAAATCGAGTAGTCGAGTGTACCTGAGGAGGGGCTCGGGTTTGGTGGagagcggcggcggcggcggcggcggtcggaggGGAGGCGCCATGGGGGACGACTTGGATGGGGGTGACAGGATGCTGGGCTTGCAACCGGGTCACCCTCGTCTCCGTCTGAGGCTGAGACGGAGCCAAGGACTGAGAGGCCTCCACCACCACCGCCACctgcttctcctctttttctacgGCTTTAACGGTCTCTTTCTCCTGGCCTTCCTCTAGCTTTTGGTCTCCTCCTTTTTCCTCTAACACGCCCATCTCTTCTACCTGGTaaaaggatgaggaggctggtgTGGATTAGATTATATATAACATAATAAGAGAAGAAAACCAAGAGGAGAAGGTGATCGGTTAGTACGAAGTCTGAGAGGTTTCCTCTATGAGTCGGAGATGGAGGCCGGGGTCGGAGATGGCGGCCGACGGGTATTTTATTCTATGATTCCAAGGTTGGCTCGCGATGGGGGAAGGTGGGGGGATTGATGGATTGTTACCGTTGATGGCTTTTGGGTGCTGCTGCTTTCGCTCtcgctttctctctctctctttcctcgtcAGCATTGCCAGAAAGGAATGTACGagtttattgttttttttttcagattcacaTTTTTCatgcttggattttttttttttttttggacggtTGGGACTCGGGCTGGAGAAAATGATACAGATTAAAACTGGACCAGAAACAGTTTGGTGGTGAGCTTGAGGGGGCCAAGTTTGCACTGGGGAGCCCAAGGACGAGTCCCTTATCTCGTTGGTGCGTATGGAGGTCTCCAAGAGaacttcttctcctctgtttttgttttttttttggttgtgtgACGGTGCTGTCACGTAAGGAGTGGGGTGGACCGGGTGGTAGGCCAGGATTCCAAAGAGTCGAACGTTTCAATGGTGGAGACCGGTAAAACTTTGACAATGATTTAGATACTACCTGCAGTTATCGGAAGGAATCGTTTCAAAGTCGAAGGAGCCTGAGTGGACCGGAAATTCGTGCCTGCCTTCTTCACCGGCACATTCGGTACTCCTCCCGCGTATATTTCATGGAGGACCGGGCGATTCATAGGAGAATGGGATCCTATTTTCTCTTGAATATGGTCAGCGTGCTGGCCATATAATTCacaattttttctcctttttcaacGATTTTGAAATACAAAATAGttgtataataaattataaaaaaaaaagatttcaataattaatttttttattatatattaatcaattaaaattataaagaTAGCTAACAATATACTCTTATCACTAATATCAGTATATCAATACTCGCATTCCAATTCGGTACAAAgagaacaaattttttttttttcttcaactattttttaaatacaatataacaatataataatataacaatatcatAAATAGAAAGATTTAATAAATTTGTATTACATATTAAATAATgagttttaataataattaagcaTCTTAATATTGATGTTGTTAATATTTATTGCATGTTAGATGTATATTAATATCAGCTCTTAATATCTATTGCATATTAAGCAATAAAACTTAGTAATCATCGAGCAGACTAATATCAACATTATTATTAATTCATATAGAGAGTGGAGATAGAACTCGTATAAGTTGATCCTCCATTCTAGATATATATTAGCATATAACGCAtaggatatgatttttttttcttttttaaaatattttgaaaatgcaATATAGTAAATAAAAGGTTTAATAGCCAACTTTTTATTATACATTAAATAATTAACTATAATGATAGTTAAGTGGAAACTCCTGTCATTGATATTGATATCATTAATATTAACATATGTTAAAACCTCTACATAAGTTGAGTCTTcgtaaaaaaaaaactcttttcattaatATCGATATTATTAATATGAGTCCCATATGATGGTAcaattttttctacttttttcaAATGCACTTAAAattgtatataataatatagaaaattataataaaagacTTCAAGAACCAAAATTTTGTTTTAAATTTAGCAATGAATTTTAATAATGGCCAAGCAAAAgctcaaatcaaaatatttaaattgtTATACTAATATTAGTTTGGTAAAAAGAATAATTACATATAGACACAcgaacacacatatatacatacatacatacatacatattaaacaACCAAACACAAGAATTGCATTTGCATTTTTCAGATGAAGGCAAGTAAAACATATGCAAATAGATATCCAACATTTCTGGTTACAGCTGCATCTAGAAATGTGTGCAAAAACAGCCCCAAAGTGTAGTTGTGATGAATTGAGCATAGTTATGATACATTCAATCCCAAATGGGCTTTCCTACTTTCACACTACTAATTCCAAATGAGGAATTGGAATCAATTAAACTTGATAATTCCCAGGGGACAACATGGAAAAAAGAAAATCATTCTTTATCTCAATTCATGGCAAATAAATGTGGCTTTTTTGTGCTCAACTTTCAGTACGGTTTTATTCCCCAAGGCTATTCTATGCTTGTACAGGTTCAATATTGAGTCGAATTTTAAGTTATAATTCATATTTTAGAATGAACTAGTTTGGTTACGTTATGAAGCATATCAAAAAGCATTGAATCATATTTACATACAAACAACGGGCTACAAAGTATAACTACAAGAAGACGAATATAACAGGTTATAATTATGCTAATATGGGCAATTTTGAATGAATAGGATATGGAATAGCCAAGAATACATACACAGATATGTGTGTATGTACAGGGCGGACATGAGTAAAGCCGAACGGATTTGGACTCAGATCCGATAAGGTTAAAACTATACAATGGAGATGCTACATTGATGATCCAAACCATTGGATGCGATATACTATCTCAAAattgcttatatataaaaaattatatgatttgaagatctctaatctatgcatcaagtgataaaaaaatatatttaattcaattttatttttgcTATCTAATTTTTGACTGCTTGATACATAGACTACGaatctccaaatcatatgattttttgtatgcAAGCAGTTTTGAGGTAGTAGATCACATTCAACAACTTAGATCATCGATGTAAAATttctattatagagttttgacttGATCGGATATAAGTCCAAATCCAATCGATTTGATTCTAACCAGACTACACACATTATAATAagcattatttattttataaaatatgtacTATTTTTAGtattatgattatatatatatatatatatatatatatatatatattgtatttaTATGAATAACTATACCTAGGCAATGGCACGAGATGGAGTCCTAGGGTAACAACAATGTGAAAGAATGCCAAAGATTAGATCCATCCCAGGTTTCCCCCTCCAAGATCCTAGTTTGCTAGGACCATAATGGGATAATGGCCCTTGTACCTACGCACGTCTGGGTATCGTTTTACCCCTCTATATGGAATCTAATAGCCACTAAAATCAACATTTCTATATCCAAATGAGAAGCTCTACTTCGGCGAAACAAATGTAGCCAACTGTCATAATTTTGAGGGCTAACCCAACACATGGAGACACTCATTCTCATTTTTTTGAGGTGCAAGCAACCATATCATTGCCATTTAACTGGAAATGCATATCGGTTGGGCTTGCCCCAGCCTAGCTCTATTCAATGCACATTGCCAGACGGCTGCTTAATTTTTCACTTATAATTGATCTTGTTTTGGCTTGGCATCAATGATGTCGCTTAATGTTGTCATGCTTAGGCCAGAACTTATGAACATTATATGCCAGCCTAACTGGTCCCATACGTAACCTAAATTTTCTTTTTTGAACATAGGAATCTAATCATGCATGGAGCTGTTCTTGATACTGTGTGTCACTTTTCTCCAAAGGAAATGAAGGTGCTGCCATTTTAGTAGTCAAAAGTGTGGACTGGGCTAGCGTAGGCAAAAGCTGTGTTGAACCATTGAAGCCGCCTTTAATGTGCGATGGGCTGTTCGAGGCCTGAAACAGGCATTGTTCAGCTCTGTTCAAAAGTGTCGTATGGAGAAAAGAGGTAATACGGCTAATGTGTAATTCCCCAAAACAATTGGTTGAAGCTCCAACAAGGAAGTTGCACCAATAATTCAATGTCTCTTGTGATGTTTCCATGTTTGAGCAATTGATCCCAAAATCTTAAATTCATTTGGATTTTTTACATACATACATCTGGGTTGCGTCTTTCACACGAAAgagtaattctatttttttcacgACGATGACCGTTGAATTGCATAATATATGCTTCCAGATCTACACAGATAGATGGAAGATGAAAGTTGAAGTACTTTGATTCTTGTGCAACGTAAGATCCAATGGctgattttatgaaaaaagataAATCATTCTTCCATCCGAAAGCTACAACTCGAATCCTGTAATGATATTCTCTCCATTGGTCACATACTCAGATGGTATGAGCCCTTCACCAACTATACGTACAAAtatcatttaattttatatataaatatatttttatagataaaatttttatagtaaaatcaatcataaaaaaattatgatcggatatacttcaaaaatatttatcaaaagatGGATGACTGCGTGCGTTTAGACACATGtgttaaaatactaaaaaaagataaataaattttaaaaatatttgaataatttaaataaatattatataatatttttttataaatattttaatatatatataaattttaaaaatatttgaacagtttaaataaatattatataatattatatatatatatatatatatatatatggggtagatgataatggtctgttcatatttttgttataaaaattttatacggTTCTGACAGATGGTGCCTGCCGTATCATCTCTTGCACGTGCGCTAAAATCTCACAGCACACCAAATAACTACCAATAATATCCATTCTTGGGGTGATGGGATGACGTCTCACGCACACAATGCCATATAACTGGCATCTCGATCCAGCGGCTCTATCTATCTCCACGTGGTCTTCTAAAAGTACGCTTTCATACTTGAAACATTGCCTGATATCTGCCACGCGAGGTTATGAGACAGGTTACGGTAACAACGGACGGACATGATCCCTTATAGAATAAGGGTAATATAGTAATTTGAGATGATATGAAAATACGTGGGACAAGGAGAAGAGCCGTAGATAGGATGACAAACGATGTTGCCTTTAAAAAAGGCAAACCGTGACGAAATGAAGAGCTATGGATAGGACAAATAAGGGTTTTATAATGAcgttgccttttttttttctttttctctttaaaaaagtttttatctagataaaatatatatataaatatataataaaaaaatgacgtcattattattattattattattattattattattattattattattattttgtaaaCAAGAGGAGGTAAAGATGAATTAAACAGACAGTAGAAAGGTTACAGATGTAATCAACATACATATACACAATACATTAGTCATTCTTATGATCCCATCCGTATGCTCCCGCACACTTCCTTTCCCCCGGAATCTTCGGGGTGCGGCCGTCGCCATGGATCCCCAGATGCCTCGTACGTCCCCAGCTTTGCATGGGTCTTGAGATTGGAGTGCTCTCCCTGCCGGTGCCTcgtacatataaaataaaaaaattttataaaggcaCATGCActctaaatttaaattatttatatttaactttaaaaattttaaaaaaattaattaatcatcaaaattttaaatttattataatatgatatataactatatttctattataaaatattatgacaTGAACAACATATAATAACTAATCTTTTATAAAACTTTGGGGCCACCGTTCTCACGAGCCCCACAGGAGACCATCGTTTTGTTAAGATTtggaggggggggggggagatGAGTATAGTATTTTGAGATTTATATCAAAAGATAAATATCAAAGGATGGAATATTTTGAGAATTGTACAAATAGATGATAATAAAAGATGGAATACTTTAAGCTATGTGCAAATGAAAGAATGATAAAAAATGAAGTGCATTGAATATGTATAGGGAAATGAAAGACAAAGGATGGTttgttttgaaatctatgcaagcAAATGAACGATAATTAAAGTGCTTTGAGATATATACATGTAAATATATGATAGAGGATAGATTATTTTGAGATTTGTAAGGATAGATGGATGATAGAGGATAGAGAGCTTTAAGATTTGTGGGAACATATAGATGATAGAGGATGGGTCATTTTGAGATTTATACTGATGGATTGATGATAAAGAGTGGGGCACTTAAAAATTATTATAGGTGGATGAATGTTATAGGATAAAGTACTTTTAAATCTATGTAAATAGATTAATGATAACAGATGAGATACTTTAAGATCTCTATAGATTGATGGATGATGGAGGATAGTATGCTTTGAGATTTTTATAAGCAAATTGATGATAGGAGATATAGTGATTTAAGGTTTATTGAGACACATGAATGACAGAGGATAGAATACTTTAAGATCTATACAAACATATGGATGATAGAGGTTAGAGTACTTTAAGATTTGTATAGATAAATGGATAATAGAAGATAAAgcactttaagatctatgcagcTAGATAGATGATAAAAAATGGAGCtctttgaaattagtatatataGATGAATGATTGAGATCCGAGCACTTTAAGATTTATATTGGTAAATGAATGACAAAGCATGAAGAGCTTGAGGATGAATGAATGATGGAGAATGAAGCGTCTTAAGACCGTTTAGGTGGATGCATGATAGATAATAGAGCATTTTAACGACTGTATAGGTGGATGGATTAAAGAAGATAGAGCATTTTAAGATCTGTGCAGGTAGATGCATGACAAAGGCAACCTCTTTAAGTcatggatatttttatctttttgtcacttTATTAATAGTATTGAGATCTAGATAGATAGTTGGATCATATTGTAACAAATTTAAATTTTCGATAGCTAATTATACTTTTTAAACTTTAAGATCTAAGTATAAATAGTTTAAACTTGAAGcaatatctttaaatttttttctaaaacatAATTATATAaagatcttttttaaaaaatgaatgaGTGAAAAGGTTAAAAATTTGAATGGAGAGGCCTGTTGCCGCTAAAATCTGGATTACGGTTGGAAAGATTGGAGCGGTGGCGCATCCTTCTGGAAGagtaacttgcaagcaagttCTGATCAGAGTGGGCTCTGGTGGgaatcctccgacactcaagtcagataACAAAAGAAACAGATGAGGACTATAGAGAGATTATTTTGTATGTACCTTGGGGGGTCCCCTAGAGGTTTTTTTGTGGACTAAggttgaaaaattattttgaaaagctATGTGATCGAATCAGATGCGACGTGGTGAGACTTTCGGTTGAGATTAATGAGATGGTTATTACACCTATCTTTTTTATTTCGGAGCCAGCTGAATGTCATAtgtatttttgaattttaaaatgagGGTACAGGTTGGGTTGGACTAGTTTCTTTCGTTGAGATTTTGGCTTGGTTCGACGAAAACGAACGCTGAAGGAAAGAGATGGCTAGGGCCGATCGCTCTCAGTGAGATGAAGACTGATGAAGGCTGATATATACCAACGGTTGAAGTCAGAGATCGGCCAGTTCAGATGTCCCACTGTCTATGGATGTTGGATAGATGTTGAATGCCAGTTGCCATGGAGACTAAGACAGATTTGATGTCGAAGTCAAGATCGGTCGATCTTAGGTGTTTCGCCCAGGATGGTCACTAGGAGTCAAGGATCGTCATGGGCTGAAGTTAAATTTAGGTTGCACCACCTATACTTTTGTCGGCTTATGTCTTCGGCCAAAGGAAAAATATTCTCCTAACACATATCTCTTACTCTCGAGTTCGGTTTGGATGAAGGGAGTACTTGAGTTCTGAGTGACCAAAGACACATTGTCCTTTTCGCAAAAATGGTGCTTGTGTTTCTTGGATGGATCAAATAGTCACATCAATCCATAATTATGATTAAGGAGCGATCAAAAGGGTTAGAAAAATGGCACGCCTTATTTTTCATGCATACCATTAATTGGCCGACTGACGTCTTTCTATTGCTAATGAGGTTACACCATATGTTGATTATCGGATGGCTAGATCACTACATGAATTTGAagaattagcgatgaaaaactaAGCCGTCATTAATAATAATCCTTAACCATTAAAAAAATGACTCAAAAAATTAGCCATTACTAATACTATGAGCGATGAAAAACTACTATTAGCGACAGAAAAAGCCATcgcaataaatttaaaattttaatttttttgattataattataattaaattaatttttagccATCATTAATTTTTAGCGACGGAAGGTTACCGTCGCTAATACCTTTACTGACGGTACTAGAGACGGTAAactttaccatcactaataatttaaaaaaaaatatttaaaaattataaaaaaatatttttttaataaaaatattagcgatggtgacTTAGTTTTAGTGATGGAAGTACCGTCATTAATATCTTTACTGACTTCATTAGTGACAGCCAACTTTGCAGTCGCTAATAGTTCCTAAAATACAACACCCTGACCTgcgggagaaaaaaaaatttctctcccaCACCTCATCTCCTCCCCTCCCATAATTTCTTCCTCGTCGGTGCCTCCTCCTTCTCGACAGTTCCCCCCTATCGATGCCTCCTTCCTGGTGGTTCTCCTCTTCCTGTGCTTTAGCGTCCCGTGGCCTCGAGCCCCGAGCCCATGCTTCGGCCATGCTTGCGGCCGCCCCGACCTTGTCGGCGCCAACCTCGTCGCCCTAGCCCCATCGGCTCGATCCTATGGGCCTTACCTCATCGGCTCGACCCCGCATGGTGGTTCCCCCCTCTCTACGCTCTGGCATCCCACGGCCCTGAGCCTGTGCTTTGGCCATGCCCGCGGCCGTCCTGACCCCATTGGCCCTGACCTCGccgccccatccccgtcggcttGACCTCACGGCCCCTGCCCCGCCAACCCAACCCCGCGGCCCTGACCCTCCCTGCCTTTCCGCGACCCCATCCTCGTGCCCTCGTCTCCACGGTCGCATCCCCGAGCTGGTGTCCCTCCCCAAGTGATCCACTCATGCCTCAGTCCTTGCACGGCAGCTCACCTTCtgttgtgagtattagcgatggcattagcaacagctaatgccttcattaaaaattaattttttatttaaattatattaatcaaatataattagatattaaaaaattaattaattaattagaagcatgGAACTTGGGTCTCGGTATATAGAGCGCTTAGATCAAGGGAAGGTGTTGGGTAGCATTCCAAATATGGGGCCGGGGCGTGCCCTGCGCACTCGAGCCTCGTATAGGGGTGGGGGGCTCGGATAGGCAGCCGGGGCCTTGGGGAGGCTATGATGATTGCCTGTGCAAGATGCACCTAAAGAGTttagagagagatcgatggaggtgatgcatttctgttcttattattgtagatgcAGGGCAAGCTTTGGATGGTCTGTTTTATCGCAGACAACTACTTGCaaccacctcatggttaaaggtgcagaggaacttgcaatgtcttatttttcaatggcagatttgagccttcttcttttcttcttttccttattTACTTTGTTGTTATTTGATTTAAGTaccatttttaagtttttatttttcttaaaaaaaatttttactcctAATTTTCGGGCTAGGCTCGGATAGGGGTGGGGTGTTCGGGAAGGCGGTTAGAGGCTCGGGGATGCTATGATGACTGTCTGTGTGAGATGTGCCTAAAGAGTATAGAGAGAGATTGATGGAGGTAATGCATTTTTGTTCATGTTGTTGTAGTTATAGAGCAAGCTTGGATGGCCTGTTACAACtgcttgcagccacctcatgattaaaggtgcagaggaacttgcaatgccttatgtttcaatggcagatctgagccttcttcttttcttcttttctttatttgcttTGTTGTTCTTTGATTTAagaactatttttaaatttttattttattttttttaaaaaaattacttttagtTTTCAGGCTGGGCTCGAGTAGGGGTGGAGGGCTCGAGGTGGAGGTCAAGGGCTCGGAGAGGCTATGATGATTGCCTGTGGGAGATGTGCCTAAAGAGCTTAGGGAGAGattgatggaggtgatgcatttctattcTTATTGTTGTAGTGGTAGGAtaagcttggatggtctgttacattGCAGACAACCACTTGTAGCCATCTCATGGTTAAAAGTGCAGAGGAACTTGTAATATCTTATTTTTCAATAGCAGATTTGAGCCTTCTTTCTTTTTAATTATAGTAGTTTTTCAGTTTCAATTAACTTAGTAACAGACCATTGGGTTATTGgccaataaaatatattattttaaatcttgcattgtcatccataattgtataattaaatcttgcattgtcatccatatataacttGTTTAACATTATCCTTGATCTGCAACAGACTTATCTCTAGATCCACCAACTAATGTCGATCCTCTATTAGAAAGATTAGATGTTATATAAGATTGTTAGTTAGTATTTGCAATATATCAGTAGAAAAATAATTCTCATCCAGCAGTACATGATAATATGTTGGTCTGCTTTTATGAACGTGATATAATGTTAAGTATCCCTACTCTAAGCATACAAAATACCATGTTACTTTTATGAACATGGTGCAAAGTTAAAGtatcatgatatatagttaaataaatatgatatattattattttattctgatatataattaatccaatatgatacatagttatttttattttcaaagattatagGCCATGTCTTCTCGAGGCTGAAGCCATCACAGTCGAAGAGAGAGCTCTCATGTAGCCAGCTCGTATTGTTCTGCGGCACCCATACTATGCAGTAAACTCTGATACTTTAGATATTttcttttatgttattttatcttttattatctaatataatattttttatgatatcttgatactcTTAGATTCGGAGGACGTGGGGTTACCAGTGACCCTACACTCACATGGAGTAACGTCCGGCTCTCAGAGTCAGCGGCATGGTAGAGGATCCACCTGGCTCGTGGCACCTTTGACTCGATCGAAGGATAGAAGCTCATCCATATTTAGAACCGCTCATAAGTACTATATCTttactgaatatatttaaaatttaaccaTTTTAGAGACTAATATTTAttgtttaaaattaattttacagTATATTTAGAGATATCTCCATACCTCGTGTGGTTATCAGGATTATCCGATGATTGATGCTAGGATTGATGAACGAGTTCTCCAATTGACCATCGAAGGCTCGTGATACAGCCTTAGAGATGTTCTTGATAAgtcagaaatatttaatttttcaatttactgtaggtttgtattttatttattaatacatggttgcttctacttgtagggttactatcgattcgagactccttAGGATGAGGAGGCTGATCATCGAATCTTCGAGTAGGTGGCCGCAAGTAGGTTCCGAGATGGGCTACACAGTCTTAGACAATTCGCCATCGAGCATTTTGATTTTCAATCACCATCAAACTGGAGGTCCTACAAGGATCACTGGTTACGGACGGACATATGGGAGGCCTCTGCGATTAATAGAGTAGCGAGAGGTACTCCAGTAGGTGGTAGAGGGCCCAACAGAATTGGACTGCCTAGCAGGATTTAATCAAGCAATGGGCGGCTCCGTCGGTATTTATGTTGTGGtctatagattaataaaaaatctataccaaaattcttcactagaactataaaaactcttatatgtatgctttaattaatttaattttattatttatttattatagatatgacAGCTGTATTATCCATCAGGCCAGTTAAGAttgtgggaggccacacatcTGTCTAAGAagactggtgattacttagattctagatcACAACAGATTGTGGTAAAAATTTTAAGCTATATTTATTAAGTTATTACAAgatctgatatgtatattagaactaatgtatttctAAACTATATAGATGGATTACATAGAGTACGCCATTGTGTGGTACAGTGATGACCCAACCactcagcccctccttgaccttgagggatggctcagggctaCCGGACGGGTGAGTAGGAGTCGGATCATAGAATTCGATcacagcttcgatcctccagTGGCTTGATATTCTTCGACATCGTCACAGACCTCGACGTCCTAGACTTGGAGCGATGTGCACGTGAAGGAGGTCGTGCAGAGACTTTTGAGTTAATGATCTCAGAGCTTCTGGGATGCCATCCGCAATATGATCGTGAAGATTCTCTGGGGCTCACAACTATGCAACCAACTGGATTTGTTGTTCCaaccatcacatcagataattttattagtaaatttttttacttattttaagttttcatatataGAAGCTTTACGTATTTAAGTTTGAGTCGGGGAAGGAGATCTAggagctaaaaattcaatctaatggTCAATTGATGGGTTGGGGGTGTCTATAGtttcgtatcatcgaatgaaatatgtagaacAATCTGCTCGAGAATTGAAAAagtatatcgaaagatacacctctatatcgaaatatattaataatactttatttttcttcatttcaggATGTTGGGACATCCGGCTCACATCTACCAGCTGCTGGAGAGGAGTAGGAGGATGAAgagaaggatgaggaggaggatcagatctgattttttttattttgatgtattatatttttttgatactgcttataaaattataaaatttatatttttaatataacataattaatttttatttatgattattatattatctttgaattttaattataataggttttagaaaccataattgattgtgattaattaaaataaattttaaaaaatatgattataattttttta
The sequence above is a segment of the Elaeis guineensis isolate ETL-2024a chromosome 7, EG11, whole genome shotgun sequence genome. Coding sequences within it:
- the LOC105049146 gene encoding uncharacterized protein — encoded protein: MGVLEEKGGDQKLEEGQEKETVKAVEKEEKQVAVVVEASQSLAPSQPQTETRVTRLQAQHPVTPIQVVPHGASPPTAAAAAAALHQTRAPPQVALASLNSRSYTNRISLALFLLHLVVAALAVCFFVFKAVQGFVDVGSDTARKERRVLKFWLPPIEGSAVLSMILAFAWQKAVRLWPGVMVHFVLWSTFGFTMAAGILLLCFSLPATVGLGVALIGFSIGTGLYACWVTRRSTFTARVFHLALLPTAKFRSLNGPAYLMLAVGFLWISIWCFAIIGALNFYFSPLTIIALLLSIAWTAEVMRNVANLTVSRVIALYYLRGMQSDVQFSFQRAISINLGSACLGSLFVPTIEFLRIIARALNLLEGEDEFLFSCAHCCLNVMESIFPNGNSWAFVHIAAYGKGFVEASRSTWGMFERARMEELVDSDITSAICFLSGVCSGAICVIFAASWTFSSYDKYTATVSLLAFFVGTLTTRIGMALPHACVACYYVCYAENPGSRLFDSTIPDRLEMIRSGREVLVSTPRFPRRVTRT